One window of Pyrus communis chromosome 12, drPyrComm1.1, whole genome shotgun sequence genomic DNA carries:
- the LOC137711439 gene encoding uncharacterized protein isoform X2, translating into MATAPEKPPLHNFPLTFLKWGTKNATANNHNRYRRPASEPDSESDRYNHVGSSRADRRRLSVIPCSENKRRRSEERESDQEEEEAEVLLQKPWNLRPRRPPATASFQKASGPNAAATANREAQEPEGPNRSQSEMMQQQQPKSMRLRGLAEGQSVEKKKKVKSKFWIALSKEEIEEDVFVMTGSRPPRRPKKRPKNVQKQLDSIFPGLWLVGVTADAYKSAHSP; encoded by the exons ATGGCGACAGCGCCAGAGAAGCCGCCGCTGCACAACTTCCCACTCACATTCTTGAAATGGGGGACTAAGAACGCCACTGCCAACAACCACAACCGCTACCGCCGACCCGCCTCCGAGCCAGATTCCGAATCAGACCGATACAACCACGTCGGGTCCTCCCGCGCCGATCGCCGCCGATTATCGGTGATCCCGTGCTCGGAAAACAAGCGTCGCAGGAGCGAGGAGCGGGAGAGCGatcaagaggaggaggaagctgAGGTGCTACTTCAGAAGCCCTGGAATTTGAGGCCCAGAAGACCTCCGGCGACGGCGTCCTTTCAAAAGGCGAGTGGCCCTAACGCTGCGGCTACCGCAAACCGGGAAGCGCAGGAACCAGAGGGGCCAAACCGGAGTCAGAGCGAAAtgatgcagcagcagcagccgaAGTCGATGAGGTTGAGGGGTCTGGCGGAGGGGCAGAGtgtggagaagaagaagaaggtgaagagCAAGTTCTGGATCGCTTTGTCGAAGGAGGAGATTGAAGAGGACGTGTTCGTGATGACCGGGTCGAGGCCCCCCAGAAGGCCCAAGAAGCGGCCCAAGAATGTTCAGAAACAACTCGAT AGTATTTTTCCTGGGTTGTGGCTGGTTGGTGTCACTGCTGATGCTTATAAGTCCGCACATTCTCCAT AG
- the LOC137711439 gene encoding uncharacterized protein isoform X1, which yields MATAPEKPPLHNFPLTFLKWGTKNATANNHNRYRRPASEPDSESDRYNHVGSSRADRRRLSVIPCSENKRRRSEERESDQEEEEAEVLLQKPWNLRPRRPPATASFQKASGPNAAATANREAQEPEGPNRSQSEMMQQQQPKSMRLRGLAEGQSVEKKKKVKSKFWIALSKEEIEEDVFVMTGSRPPRRPKKRPKNVQKQLDSIFPGLWLVGVTADAYKSAHSPCKR from the exons ATGGCGACAGCGCCAGAGAAGCCGCCGCTGCACAACTTCCCACTCACATTCTTGAAATGGGGGACTAAGAACGCCACTGCCAACAACCACAACCGCTACCGCCGACCCGCCTCCGAGCCAGATTCCGAATCAGACCGATACAACCACGTCGGGTCCTCCCGCGCCGATCGCCGCCGATTATCGGTGATCCCGTGCTCGGAAAACAAGCGTCGCAGGAGCGAGGAGCGGGAGAGCGatcaagaggaggaggaagctgAGGTGCTACTTCAGAAGCCCTGGAATTTGAGGCCCAGAAGACCTCCGGCGACGGCGTCCTTTCAAAAGGCGAGTGGCCCTAACGCTGCGGCTACCGCAAACCGGGAAGCGCAGGAACCAGAGGGGCCAAACCGGAGTCAGAGCGAAAtgatgcagcagcagcagccgaAGTCGATGAGGTTGAGGGGTCTGGCGGAGGGGCAGAGtgtggagaagaagaagaaggtgaagagCAAGTTCTGGATCGCTTTGTCGAAGGAGGAGATTGAAGAGGACGTGTTCGTGATGACCGGGTCGAGGCCCCCCAGAAGGCCCAAGAAGCGGCCCAAGAATGTTCAGAAACAACTCGAT AGTATTTTTCCTGGGTTGTGGCTGGTTGGTGTCACTGCTGATGCTTATAAGTCCGCACATTCTCCATGTAAg AGGTAG